A window of Cellulomonas wangleii genomic DNA:
CAAGACCCGACCGACCCACCGCCCCCGACACGGACGGAGCCGGACGTGCTGCTGCTGCTGACGGTCCACCTCGCAGCGGCCCTCGTCGCGCCCGCGCTGTTCCGCCTCTGGGGGCGCAAGGCGTTCTGGGCGCTGGCCCTGGCACCCGCGTCGGCCGCGGTCTGGGCGCTGGGCTGGACCAGCGAGGTCCAGGCAGGCCGCGGGCCCTCTCAGGTCGTCGAGTGGATCCCCGCGCTGGGCCTGGAGCTGAGCTTCCGGCTCGACACGCTGTCGTGGCTGATGACGCTGGTCGTCGGCGGCGTCGGCGCGCTCGTCCTCGTGTACTGCGCCGCCTACTTCTCGCCCACCGCGTCCGGCCTGGGCCGGTTCGGCGGGGTCTTCACCGCGTTCGCGGGGTCGATGCTCGGCCTGGTCACGGCCGACGACATGCTGCTGATGTTCGTGTTCTGGGAGCTGACGACGGTGACGTCGTACCTGCTCATCGGGCACTACGCCGACCGCAAGGCGTCCCGGCGCGCCGCCATGCAGGCGATCATCGTCACCACCGCGGGCGGGCTCGCCATGCTGGTGGGCGTCGTGATCCTGGGTCACGCCGCCGGCACGTACTCGCTGTCCGGGCTGATGGCCGACCCGCCGGCGGCCTCCACCGCGGTCGTGGCCGCCGTCGCGTGCCTGCTGGCCGGTGCGGCCACCAAGTCCGCGCTCATCCCGTTCCACTTCTGGCTGCCCGCCGCCATGGCCGCGCCGACGCCCGTCAGCGCGTACCTGCACGCCGCCGCGATGGTGAAGGCCGGCGTCTACCTGGTCGCGCGGTTCGCGCCCGCGTACGCGGAGCTGCCGGTGTGGCGCTGGACGATCGTGGTGCTGGGCGCCGGCACGCTCGTGCTCGGCGGGTACCGCGCGCTGCGGCAGCACGACCTCAAGCTGATCCTCGCGTTCGGCACGGTCAGCCAGCTCGGGCTCATCGTGCTGCTCGTCGGCCTCGGCACGCAGGCCACGGCCCTGGCCGGCCTGGCGATGCTCGGTGCGCACGCCATGTTCAAGGCGACGCTGTTCCTCGTGGTCGGCACGGTCGACGTCGCGTGCGGCACCCGTGACCTGCGGCGCCTGTCCGGTGTGGGGCGCGCCCTGCCCTGGACGGCCGCGGCCGGCGGCCTGGCCACCGCCTCGATGATCGGCCTGCCGCCGTTCGCCGGGTACGTCGCCAAGGAGGCGGGCCTCGAGGGCGTCGCGCACCTCGAGGACGGCACGCTGGGCTGGATCGTCCTGGCCGCGGTGGTCGTCGGCTCGGCGCTCACCGTCGCCTACGGCCTGCGGCTGTGGTGGGGCGCGTTCGCGACCAAGGGCGCCCTGGTCCCGCAGTCCAAGACCCAGGACTCCGAGGGCGTCGCCACGACCACGTCGCTCGCCGCCGGCGGCGACGAGTCGGTGGCACCCGCCCCCGTCACGCGCCCGTCGTTCCTCCTGACCGCGCCCGCGCTGGTCCTGTCCTTCCTCGGCCTGGCCGTCGCGCTGCTGCCGCACCTCGGGGAGCAGCTGCTCGAGCCCTACGCGGCCACGTACCCCCTGGGCGAGCCCGGCCACCTGCTGCTGTGGGGCGGGTTCGGCCTGGTGCTCTGGCTCACGGTCGGCATCCTCGGGGCGGGCGGGCTGCTGTTCCTCGCACGCGACAAGGTGGAGCGCTGGCAGGCGCGTGTCCCGCACCTGCTCGAGGCGGACCTCACGTACCGCCGCTTCATGCGCAAGCTCGACGACTTCGCCGCGGACGTCACCGCGATCACCCAGCGCGGGTCGCTGCCGCTGTACCTCGGCATCATCCTCACCACCTGGGTCGTCGCCGTCGGTGGTGCGCTGCTGACCGGCACGTCGTGGCCGCAGGAGGTGCGCCCCTGGGACTACGCGGCCCAGACGGTGTTCGCGGCGGCCTCGATCGTCGCGGCGATCCTGGTCGCCCGCGCGCGCCGCCGCCTCAAGGCCGTCATCCTGGCCGGCATCAGCGGCTACGCCATCGCCGGCATGTTCCTGCTCTACGGCGCCCCGGACCTCGCGGTCACGCAGGTGCTGGTCGAGACGGTCACGCTCGTCGTCTTCGTGCTGGTGCTGCGCCGCCTGCCCCCGTACTTCTCGGACCGGCCGCTGGCCACGTCCCGCTGGGTCCGGCTCGCGCTGGCCCTCGCGGTCGGGCTCGTCGTCGCCGGGGTCGCCCTGGTCGCCCCGTCGGCACGCGTGCACGCACCGGTCTCCGCGGACTTCGCCACCGAGGCCTACGAGTTCGGCGGCGGCAAGAACATCGTCAACGTGACGCTCGTCGACATCCGCGCGTGGGACACGATGGGCGAGATCTCGGTGCTGCTCGTCGCGGCCACCGGTGTCGCCTCCCTGGTGTTCCTGTCCGCCCGCGGCGGGCGCATCTTCCGGGAGCGCGAGGCCCCGGCGGACCGCTCGGTGTGGGGCGGGTCGCCCGACCCGATGGCGTCGCTGCGCCGCCCGCAGGCCGACGCCGACGCGGACACGCCGCCCCCCTCGCGCGGCAGCGCCCCCGTGGGCGGGTCACGCGCCCGGGAGTGGCTGCGCGCCGGACGCACCGTCGCCCCCCAGCGCCGCTCGGTGATCTTCGAGGTCGTCGTGCGCCTGCTGTTCCACACGATGATCGTGTACTCGGCGTTCCTGCTGTTCAGCGGGCACAACCAGCCCGGCGGCGGGTTCGCGGCCGGTCTGGTCACGGGCATCGCGCTGGCCGTGCGGTACCTCGCGGGCGGGCGCTACGAGCTCGGTGAGGCCGCGCCGGTGCAGCCCGGTGTGCTGCTGGGCACGGGCCTGTTCCTGTCCGCCGGTGCCGGCCTGGCCGCGCTGGTCGTCGGCGGCAACGTGCTGGAGTCCTGGATCCTCGAGTTCCAGCTGCCGATCTGGGGCGACGTCAAGCTCGTCACCAGCCTGTTCTTCGACGTGGGGGTGTACCTGGTGGTCGTCGGCCTGGTGCTCGACATCCTGCGCAGCCTGGGTGCCGAGATCGACCGGCGGGCCGAGTCCGGCGAGGACGACGTGCCGGACCACGCCGTCAGCGGCGACGACCAGCTCGTGCTGCTGCGCGGGCTCAACGCCTCCGGGTACGACCCGGTCGAGCGGCGCTCGGACGACTTCTCCGGCGGACCGGGCGCGGGCGGTGCCGCGTGACCGACATCGTCATGAGCCCCAACATCGTCTTCGTCGTGACGATCGCCGCGCTGTTCACGGTCGGCGTGTACCTGGTCCTCGAGCGCAGCCTCACGCGCATCCTGCTGGGCATCATCCTGCTGGGGAACGGCACGAACCTGCTGATCCTCGTCGCCGGTGGGGCCGCCGGGGCGCCCCCGATCATCGGGGTCGCGTCCGACCGCCCCATGAGCGACCCGCTGCCGCAGGCGCTGATCCTCACGGCCATCGTCATCACGCTCGGGCTGACGGCGTTCCTGCTGGCCATGGCGTACCGGTCGTGGCAGCTGCACCGCCACGACGAGGTGCAGGACGACGTCGAGGACCGGCGCATCGCCCGCCTCGCGGCGCGTGACGAACGCGCCTTCGAGGACGACGACACCGAGTCCGAGGGCGAGACGCTCGACGAGGAGGCCGCCGCCGCCCGCGACGAGATGGACGAGGGAGAGGCCTTCGACGAGGCGCCCGCCGAACGGCCGCCGCCGGCCACCAGCCACACGCACGGGGAGGAGGGACGATGACCGACTGGAGCTGGCTCGTCCCCCTGCCCGTGGTCCTGCCGCTGTCGGCGGCGGGCCTGGCGCTCGCGCTCTACCGCAGGCCCCGGCTGCAGCGCATCGTCTCGCTCGTGACCCTGGCGCTCGTCGCCGTGGTGTCCGGTGCGCTGCTCGTGCTGGCCGACTCGGGGCCGGTCGTCGTGGAGGTCGGGGACTGGGCGGCGCCGGTGGGCATCAGCCTCGTCGCCGACCGCCTGTCGGCCCTCATGCTCACGGTCTCGTCCGTGGTGATCCTCTGCGTCCTGGTGTACTCGCTGGCGCAGGGCCGGGAGGACGGGGAGCGGTTCGCCCCCATCTCGATCTTCCACCCCACGTACCTGGTGCTGTCGGCGGGCGTCGCCAACGCGTTCCTGTCGGGCGACCTGTTCAACATCTACGTCGGCTTCGAGATCCTGCTCGCCGCGTCGTACGTGCTCATCACGCTGTCGGGCACCACCGAGCGCATCCGCGCGGGCACGATCTACGTGGTCGTCGCCATCCTGTCGTCGGTGCTCTTCCTCGTCGCGATCGCGGCGGTGTACGCGGCGACGGGCACCGTGAACCTCGCGCAGCTCGCGCTGCGCCTGCCGGAGGTCGACCCCGGCGTGCGCACCATGCTGCAGGCGATGCTGCTGCTGGCCTTCGGCATCAAGGCGGCCGTGTTCCCGCTGTCGTCCTGGCTGCCGGACTCCTACCCGACCGCGCCCGCGCCGGTCACGGCCGTGTTCGCGGGCCTGCTGACCAAGGTCGGCGTCTACGCGATCATCCGCACCCAGACCCTGCTGTTCCCCGGCGGGCAGCTCGACGACATCCTCATGGGCGTCGCCCTGGCCACGATGCTCGTGGGCATCCTGGGGGCGGTCGCGCAGGACGACGTCAAACGTCTGCTCTCGTTCACCCTCGTCAGCCACATCGGCTACATGGTGTTCGGGGTCGCGCTGGGCAGCGTGCTCGGCTGGACCGCGGCCATCTACTACGTCGTGCACCACATCACCGTGCAGACGGCCCTGTTCCTCGTCGTCGGCCTGATCGAACGCTTCGGCGGGACCACGTCGCTCGACCGGCTGGGCGGGCTCGCCAAGATGACGCCGGTGCTGGCCGTGCTGTTCTTCGTGCCCGCGATGAACCTCGGCGGCATCCCGCCGTTCTCCGGGTTCCTCGGCAAGGTCGGGCTGCTCGAGGCGGGTGTCGCGCTCGGGACCCCGCTGGGGTACGCCCTGGTCGTCGGGTCGGTCGTCACCTCGCTGCTCACCCTGTACGCGCTGATCAAGGCGTGGAACAAGGCGTTCTGGCAGAGCCCGCCGGAGGAGCTGCCGGCCAACCACGTG
This region includes:
- a CDS encoding Na+/H+ antiporter subunit A, with protein sequence MLLLLTVHLAAALVAPALFRLWGRKAFWALALAPASAAVWALGWTSEVQAGRGPSQVVEWIPALGLELSFRLDTLSWLMTLVVGGVGALVLVYCAAYFSPTASGLGRFGGVFTAFAGSMLGLVTADDMLLMFVFWELTTVTSYLLIGHYADRKASRRAAMQAIIVTTAGGLAMLVGVVILGHAAGTYSLSGLMADPPAASTAVVAAVACLLAGAATKSALIPFHFWLPAAMAAPTPVSAYLHAAAMVKAGVYLVARFAPAYAELPVWRWTIVVLGAGTLVLGGYRALRQHDLKLILAFGTVSQLGLIVLLVGLGTQATALAGLAMLGAHAMFKATLFLVVGTVDVACGTRDLRRLSGVGRALPWTAAAGGLATASMIGLPPFAGYVAKEAGLEGVAHLEDGTLGWIVLAAVVVGSALTVAYGLRLWWGAFATKGALVPQSKTQDSEGVATTTSLAAGGDESVAPAPVTRPSFLLTAPALVLSFLGLAVALLPHLGEQLLEPYAATYPLGEPGHLLLWGGFGLVLWLTVGILGAGGLLFLARDKVERWQARVPHLLEADLTYRRFMRKLDDFAADVTAITQRGSLPLYLGIILTTWVVAVGGALLTGTSWPQEVRPWDYAAQTVFAAASIVAAILVARARRRLKAVILAGISGYAIAGMFLLYGAPDLAVTQVLVETVTLVVFVLVLRRLPPYFSDRPLATSRWVRLALALAVGLVVAGVALVAPSARVHAPVSADFATEAYEFGGGKNIVNVTLVDIRAWDTMGEISVLLVAATGVASLVFLSARGGRIFREREAPADRSVWGGSPDPMASLRRPQADADADTPPPSRGSAPVGGSRAREWLRAGRTVAPQRRSVIFEVVVRLLFHTMIVYSAFLLFSGHNQPGGGFAAGLVTGIALAVRYLAGGRYELGEAAPVQPGVLLGTGLFLSAGAGLAALVVGGNVLESWILEFQLPIWGDVKLVTSLFFDVGVYLVVVGLVLDILRSLGAEIDRRAESGEDDVPDHAVSGDDQLVLLRGLNASGYDPVERRSDDFSGGPGAGGAA
- a CDS encoding Na(+)/H(+) antiporter subunit C, with amino-acid sequence MSPNIVFVVTIAALFTVGVYLVLERSLTRILLGIILLGNGTNLLILVAGGAAGAPPIIGVASDRPMSDPLPQALILTAIVITLGLTAFLLAMAYRSWQLHRHDEVQDDVEDRRIARLAARDERAFEDDDTESEGETLDEEAAAARDEMDEGEAFDEAPAERPPPATSHTHGEEGR
- a CDS encoding Na+/H+ antiporter subunit D; this encodes MTDWSWLVPLPVVLPLSAAGLALALYRRPRLQRIVSLVTLALVAVVSGALLVLADSGPVVVEVGDWAAPVGISLVADRLSALMLTVSSVVILCVLVYSLAQGREDGERFAPISIFHPTYLVLSAGVANAFLSGDLFNIYVGFEILLAASYVLITLSGTTERIRAGTIYVVVAILSSVLFLVAIAAVYAATGTVNLAQLALRLPEVDPGVRTMLQAMLLLAFGIKAAVFPLSSWLPDSYPTAPAPVTAVFAGLLTKVGVYAIIRTQTLLFPGGQLDDILMGVALATMLVGILGAVAQDDVKRLLSFTLVSHIGYMVFGVALGSVLGWTAAIYYVVHHITVQTALFLVVGLIERFGGTTSLDRLGGLAKMTPVLAVLFFVPAMNLGGIPPFSGFLGKVGLLEAGVALGTPLGYALVVGSVVTSLLTLYALIKAWNKAFWQSPPEELPANHVPAHMVVPTATLVVVSLALTVFAGPLYAYTGRAAQTLADRSPYIEAVLPDGERGEGESQRAAEDSEVDEDVVPATQDAESGGGDR